The Thermoanaerobaculales bacterium genome segment AGCCCGGCCGGCCGCTGGTCGTGCTCGAGGCGATGAAGATGGAGAACGAGCTGACCGCCGAGGTCGCCGGCCGCGTGGCGGCGGTCCGGGTCGCCCCCGGCGACACCGTCGAGGCCGGCGCGGTGCTGGTGGAGCTGGAGTAGCGGCCCCCGCCCGGCCAGGATCAAGGATCTGGGGGATAGGGGTTGGGGGTTGGCCATCTTCGTTCCCGCTCCCGTTCCCGTGCCCGTTCCCGGATGTTCATCGACCCCGCCACGGCAGTCTCCTGCCAACGACGCTCGATGTCCGGCTCGACAGGAGTGCTGCCCACCCCGTGGTCTGACCCCACTCGGGAACGGGAACGGGTACGGGAACGGGGACGAGGGGCTCGCGACCGCCGAAAGCCGTCCGAGATGATCGCAGTGCCGCTGCCGCGGCCTCGCGCCTACTCCGCGACCACCACGCTCGCGGTGGTGAACGCCGCCTGCCGCGTCATCTGGTCGAGCAGGCCGACCGACACCTTGAAGCTGCCGGCCTCCATCAGCAGGCTCGCCTTGAGGGCGAAGCGGCTGCGCTGGGCCTCCTCGTAGTCGGCGGCGGCGATCCGCACCTCGTGCTCCTGGCGCACCAGGTCGGACTGCTTGCCCTTGGCGTCGCGGGCCGCCACGAACAGCGTCACCCGGCCGACGTAGTCGGGGCCCTCGGGCAGCAGGGCGATGTTGGCGAGCGGGAACGACAGCTTGAAGGGGACCGTCCAGCGGTCGGCCGACGCGGGGGCCTGGTCGCCGGTCTCGAGCTCGACGCCGAGCGGGTTCTCGTCGAGCGGGATCACGAGGCCGGTGAGCACCTTGTCCTGGACCCGGCTCTCCAGCGCCTTCTCGACGAAGCGGCGGCGGTAGCGGATCTCGTAGTCGGGATGGTTGGGCAGGGTCACCTTGATCTGGTGGACCTTGTCGGTGCCGCTCATCTGCAGGTTGTAGCCGAGCGAGTAGTAGCTGTAGAAGTCCTGCTCGACCCGGTCGAGGCGGGGCCGGATGTCGTTGGCGTTGACGATCGCGACGCCGCCCGTCTCGTCGGCCATGAAGCGCAGCGAGTCCATGTAGTTGTCGTGCTCCATCGAGGCGGCCATGGTGTCCCGCGGCGACTGGTGCTCGGCCGACCCCATGGTGATGTTCTCGAGGCCGCCGGCGCTGACCGTGTAGAAGGTGACCCCCTGGGAGGCTGCGTTCTTGACCAGCGAGTCCCACTGCCGGGTCTGCGCGTAGCGCATCCCCTCCGTGACCATCCCGGGCTCGTTGTAGGCGTTGGAGAGGGCGTAGAAGAGGTCGATGCCCGGGGTCATCGGCAGCCCGTTGGACACGTGCAGGATCATCTTCTTGCCGGGCAGGCCGGCGAGCAGGTTGACCGCCTCGCGGATCGCGCCGAAGGTGAACTGGAGGTCGTTCAGCTCCTCCTCCGCGAAGCTCACGGCGAGGCCGCGCGCCTGCTGGAGGCTGCTCTGGCCACCGCTGCTCTGGGACTGGGTGAAGCGGTCGATCTCGTCGTAGACGTCGGCCCGCGACGAGTCCCGGTTGGTGCGGCTGCCGGTCGTCATCTTGAGCCCGTCGAGCGCGCCGAGGATCGCGCTCGAGTCGTCGGTGAACTCCTCCTCCACCACCAGCCTCTTGTTGGTGCTCGCGACCATCATCTTCACCGGCGGCTGGGAGTTCTCGCGGACGAAGGTCCGCAGCTGGCCGAGCACCCGGTTGCGGTCGAGCGGCCGCAGGTTGTCGTTGTCGACCAGGATCATCACCCACACCGGCTGGATGTCGGCCAGCGGCGCTGCAGCTTCCTGCTCGGCGCTGGGCGTCGGCCCGAGCGGCTGCGCCTCCTGGGCCTGGTAGTAGCTGCGGATCAGCTCCTCGGTGTAGAGCTGGAAGTTGGAGAGCGGGCGCTCCTCGCCGTCGTGGAGGATGCGGAAGTCGTCCTTGGTCAGGTCGGTCACCGACGCCCCCTGCTTGTCGGTGACGTAGGCGACGACGTTGACCACCGTGACCTCGAGCTCGTCGACGAAGGCCAAGCCCCCGATCGGACGGATCGAGTCGCGGTCAACCGCCGCCTGGTCCTGGCCGACCAGCAGGGAGCCGCCACCGAGCAGGGCGGCGAGCAGGCCAATGGTTGCGATCCGTCCCACGATCCACCTCCGACGAGCAGTCTACACGGGTCGGCAGTCGCCCCCCGCGGGCTCCCGGGTTTCCGAACGGCGCGCCCGGCTGGTATCCGAAAAGCCGGACAGGTCGATCAGGAATAGGAACGAGGAAGCGGGGAACGGTCCCCCCACGGGCGCGGGCGGCGGCCGGTCAGCGCGGTGAAACTCCCTCTTTTGCAGCGGCTTGCGTGGTCACCGCAGCGAGGTTCCCGGGACCGCCAGCCGGGCGCCGGCCAGGCCCGCGACGCGCGAGCGAGGTGGCATGGTGTATGCTTCGCCATCAGCGGAGTCATATCCCCCTCGCCGCGAGGGGCTCGGAGTTCGGATCGAAGGAGGACGGGGGACCCACCGCGAGGCCGGGGCCCTCACACCCATCAAGGAGCCGATTCG includes the following:
- a CDS encoding VWA domain-containing protein, with translation MGRIATIGLLAALLGGGSLLVGQDQAAVDRDSIRPIGGLAFVDELEVTVVNVVAYVTDKQGASVTDLTKDDFRILHDGEERPLSNFQLYTEELIRSYYQAQEAQPLGPTPSAEQEAAAPLADIQPVWVMILVDNDNLRPLDRNRVLGQLRTFVRENSQPPVKMMVASTNKRLVVEEEFTDDSSAILGALDGLKMTTGSRTNRDSSRADVYDEIDRFTQSQSSGGQSSLQQARGLAVSFAEEELNDLQFTFGAIREAVNLLAGLPGKKMILHVSNGLPMTPGIDLFYALSNAYNEPGMVTEGMRYAQTRQWDSLVKNAASQGVTFYTVSAGGLENITMGSAEHQSPRDTMAASMEHDNYMDSLRFMADETGGVAIVNANDIRPRLDRVEQDFYSYYSLGYNLQMSGTDKVHQIKVTLPNHPDYEIRYRRRFVEKALESRVQDKVLTGLVIPLDENPLGVELETGDQAPASADRWTVPFKLSFPLANIALLPEGPDYVGRVTLFVAARDAKGKQSDLVRQEHEVRIAAADYEEAQRSRFALKASLLMEAGSFKVSVGLLDQMTRQAAFTTASVVVAE